A genomic segment from Amyelois transitella isolate CPQ chromosome 15, ilAmyTran1.1, whole genome shotgun sequence encodes:
- the LOC106130292 gene encoding uncharacterized protein LOC106130292 produces the protein MSCSVKCASCNVVIDELLAYLRAKLSSADEETLVRICTGTFSSEDIQTSHSLLFESVPSNLRKIARKGKGKEDRLIYDMLHFLKVTEPDMLPVFVARDLEKLPPITLDHLDVCKLMKDMAVLQAEIKQMQTSYVTVEQLESMRKEFSSKTISPPFSTAKTNMKRGAYRDSGPIGLSLFEDSIVNDDDDNPSCSNDYSLHYRSINTKQLEGSSCAPRDTKESAVKPLSIRNEELNDDDSHAQHSSIELPSEQLTGDRVLLTKNETYAQVAANKNKEWTVEKKKKKSKNRVEGKSGTVVVETGEMFRAAERKVPVFITNVHKDTCPSDIVRYVSKMTQETITLEKISIKRQCDYNAYKFFVPRNKLSLFLNEKIWPEGIIFRRFVNFKLKRKNVTSDKEVGQLKH, from the coding sequence ATGTCGTGTTCAGTGAAGTGTGCTAGCTGTAATGTGGTTATAGACGAGCTGTTGGCCTATCTGAGGGCCAAGCTGTCTAGCGCTGATGAAGAGACCTTGGTCAGAATTTGTACAGGAACATTTTCGAGTGAAGATATTCAAACTTCGCATTCTTTGCTGTTTGAATCTGTACCGTCAAATCTTCGGAAAATTGCGCGGAAGGGAAAAGGAAAAGAAGACCGATTGATTTACGATATGCTACATTTCTTGAAGGTAACCGAACCAGATATGTTGCCTGTTTTTGTAGCCCGTGATTTGGAGAAGCTACCACCCATAACTCTCGATCACTTGGACGTCTGTAAACTTATGAAAGATATGGCTGTGTTACAAGCTGAAATTAAGCAAATGCAGACTTCCTACGTAACCGTCGAGCAGCTTGAATCTATGAGAAAAGAATTTAGTTCTAAAACTATTTCGCCACCATTCTCAACCGCAAAAACAAACATGAAGAGAGGAGCTTATCGTGATAGCGGACCGATTGGTTTGTCCCTTTTCGAGGATTCTATTGTTAATGATGACGATGACAATCCCAGCTGTTCCAACGATTACAGTTTGCATTATCGAAGCATCAACACAAAACAGTTGGAGGGTAGTAGCTGTGCGCCGCGCGATACAAAAGAATCGGCCGTGAAACCGTTATCTATTCGGAATGAGGAGTTGAACGATGATGACTCACACGCTCAGCACAGTAGTATCGAACTGCCTAGTGAACAGCTGACCGGCGACCGCGTTTTGTTGACTAAGAATGAAACTTACGCCCAGGTAGCCGCGAATAAAAATAAGGAGTGGACTGTtgagaaaaagaagaaaaagtctAAAAATCGTGTCGAAGGCAAATCTGGCACCGTCGTAGTTGAGACTGGCGAAATGTTTCGAGCGGCGGAACGAAAAGTTCCGGTTTTTATAACCAATGTACACAAAGATACGTGTCCATCGGATATCGTGAGATATGTCAGTAAGATGACGCAGGAAACAATAACACTGGAAAAGATATCCATTAAGCGTCAATGTGATTACAACGCCTACAAATTCTTTGTTCCTCGTAACAAACTATCGTTGTTTCTTAATGAAAAGATATGGCCAGAAGGAATAATCTTTCGTCGTTTTGtcaatttcaaattgaaaCGCAAGAATGTAACTTCTGATAAAGAAGTCGGccaattaaaacattaa
- the LOC106130300 gene encoding secretory phospholipase A2 receptor: protein MFLKLFLVYLVISFSTCRHVQFYRKDYTYFEEFDAFYKLHWDGNGATWNTAFFACENEGSQLFYPKAPEEWKIVNNLIEIRGLLDENFTDIYVGIKNDGIEEFITVDGLTTPSPLSNDNNLNNTELCTTMEIENGSLHINLCYNEDSSSKPFVCKKVEDVTCPTIDKGYQYMKETKKCYKVNKMSQTWHDALNSCVMEGGLLVNIESEMEAKLILKLIQGGINYHAGFRKIPPYNDFYTMKGQNLKDTYERFYYDRNRNDQNDCGAIVNHDSLYLAQVACNKMYPFVCEMEVTQ, encoded by the exons ATGTTTCTCAAATTGTTCCTTGTTtatttag TTATTTCCTTCTCAACATGCCGTCACGTGCAATTTTACAGGAAAGACTACACATATTTTGAAGAGTTTGATGCATTTTACAAACTCCATTGGGACGGAAATGGTGCGACATGGAATACCGCATTCTTTGCCTGCGAAAACGAGGGCTCTCAGCTTTTCTATCCTAAAGCTCCTGAAGAATGGAAAATTGTTAATAATCTTATAGAAATAAGAGGTCTTTTGGATGAAAATTTCACGGACATTTACGTTGGTATTAAAAATGACGGGATTGAAGAGTTTATTACAGTTGATG GTCTGACTACCCCATCGCCTTTGTCAAATGACAATAATCTCAACAACACTGAGTTGTGCACCACGATGGAAATTGAAAATGGATCGTTACATATAAATCTTTGTTACAACGAGGACTCTTCCTCCAAACCGTTCGTATGCAAGAAGGTTGAAGATGTAACGTGCCCTACAATTGATAAAG GATACCAGTACATGAAGGAAACTAAGAAATGTTACAAAGTCAATAAAATGAGCCAAACTTGGCATGACGCCCTGAACTCTTGTGTGATGGAAGGAGGTCTTTTGGTCAACATTGAGAGTGAGATGGAAGCTAaactcattttaaaattaattcaaggAGGCATCAACTATCATGCTGGTTTCAGGAAAATTCCTCCTTATAATGATTTTTACACCATGAAAG gACAAAACTTAAAAGATACGTACGAGAGATTTTATTACGATAGGAATAGAAATGACCAAAATGATTGTGGAGCCATTGTGAACCATGATTCGTTGTATCTTGCGCAAGTTGCATGCAATAAAATGTACCCGTTTGTTTGCGAAATGGAAGTAACACAATAA